Proteins encoded by one window of Leptospira barantonii:
- a CDS encoding DNA polymerase domain-containing protein, producing MSDSQHIEGTLFDIYHIEDKIHLWLLTENGETVLFHDYYQPVIYARGEESILKKLVQRMYELDAISGIPQIKDKKLFYENLTVPVLEITVSRPSILSKVTKKLYALYEKFDIYHSDIEVPTSYMVEKKIFPLCKLRIYYTEDKHGKKIETIQTDQGDKIERVEYEIPNFKVLSMRLKMSHRIPMQENSLVFENEVGSWEFSGKNPKDLLLKIDGLLKQEDPDLILSSFGDQIIFPYLFTQSQRLKIFPAFDRDRTSPIRRNIQTKGTSFNTYGKIVYRAPSYPLFGRWHIDRENSFVHKEADLLGIAELARLSRLPIQKMARASTGKALTSIETDVALRDGYLVPWQKSAVESPKTALQLLEADKGGLVFQPDISFGMTAENVAQLDFAQMYPSTMVIHNISPECVNCLCCVNDPDVNRVPGLGYRICKKRKGIVAKALDHVLYRRAYYKSETKKIKEAHEEEKYEKKLYEYNLKQSSLKWMLVTSFGYLGYRNAKFGRLESHESVNAFAREKLLTAKEIAEERGYVFIHAITDSIFIRKEDSSPFSKEELDSLCSEIGRKTEVKIDVDGIYTWLLFPSSSQDPQMPVANRYMGRFQNGQLKCRGIGARRKDLPIFIRNAQQEMLDWMREKITVLDLKNAESEILNIYDRYDAALKSDRVALEDLLIRRSTSKTLDEYEVAGPTAVSLYNLKDMGIEVQAGEKIRYLILNRKAKSKAQWYLPEEMIPILKRKNQKIHLDLLYYRKLLINAFREVWSEFASFRNFDSLIDEQRWLPFERCLKTEYERFLIDQKEIA from the coding sequence ATGTCCGATTCTCAACACATAGAAGGAACTCTATTCGATATTTATCATATAGAAGACAAGATCCATCTGTGGCTTCTGACGGAAAACGGAGAAACCGTCCTATTCCACGATTATTATCAACCGGTCATTTATGCGAGAGGGGAAGAATCCATTCTCAAAAAACTCGTACAAAGAATGTACGAACTCGACGCGATCTCCGGAATTCCTCAAATCAAAGATAAAAAACTATTCTACGAAAATCTCACCGTCCCGGTTTTGGAAATTACCGTTTCCAGACCTTCCATTCTTTCCAAAGTCACCAAAAAACTCTACGCCCTCTACGAAAAGTTCGACATATATCACTCGGATATAGAGGTTCCCACGAGTTACATGGTGGAAAAGAAGATATTCCCTTTGTGTAAATTAAGAATTTATTATACTGAAGACAAACACGGAAAAAAAATCGAAACGATTCAAACCGACCAAGGGGATAAAATCGAAAGAGTGGAATACGAGATTCCGAACTTCAAGGTTCTTTCCATGAGACTCAAGATGAGTCATAGAATTCCGATGCAGGAGAATTCTTTGGTTTTCGAAAACGAAGTCGGCTCTTGGGAATTTTCGGGAAAAAATCCGAAAGATCTTCTGCTGAAAATCGACGGACTTCTCAAACAAGAAGATCCCGATCTCATTCTTTCCTCTTTCGGAGATCAGATCATTTTTCCGTATCTTTTCACCCAGTCCCAACGTCTGAAAATTTTTCCCGCTTTCGACAGGGATAGAACTTCTCCGATCCGAAGAAACATTCAAACCAAAGGAACGAGTTTCAATACGTATGGAAAGATCGTGTATCGCGCTCCTTCATATCCATTATTCGGAAGATGGCATATAGATCGCGAGAATAGTTTCGTTCACAAGGAAGCCGATCTTTTAGGGATCGCGGAGTTGGCGAGATTGTCCAGACTTCCGATACAAAAGATGGCGAGGGCATCCACCGGAAAGGCTTTGACAAGTATCGAAACCGACGTGGCTCTTCGAGACGGCTATCTTGTTCCCTGGCAAAAAAGCGCGGTAGAATCTCCAAAGACGGCTCTTCAACTTTTGGAAGCCGACAAAGGCGGACTCGTATTTCAACCCGATATTTCTTTCGGGATGACGGCGGAGAATGTGGCCCAACTCGATTTCGCTCAGATGTATCCGAGTACGATGGTGATTCATAATATTTCTCCCGAATGTGTAAACTGCCTTTGTTGTGTGAACGATCCCGACGTGAACCGAGTTCCGGGACTGGGTTATAGAATATGCAAAAAACGTAAAGGAATCGTAGCCAAGGCACTCGACCACGTATTGTATAGAAGAGCCTATTACAAAAGCGAAACGAAAAAAATCAAAGAGGCGCACGAAGAAGAAAAATACGAAAAAAAACTTTATGAATACAATCTCAAACAATCCAGCTTAAAGTGGATGCTCGTTACTTCATTCGGATATCTCGGTTATAGAAACGCGAAGTTCGGAAGACTCGAAAGTCACGAAAGTGTAAACGCATTCGCAAGAGAGAAACTCCTCACCGCAAAAGAAATCGCGGAGGAAAGAGGTTACGTTTTTATACACGCGATCACGGACAGCATCTTTATCCGTAAGGAAGATTCTTCCCCATTTTCAAAAGAAGAATTGGATTCTCTTTGTTCCGAGATCGGCCGTAAAACGGAAGTTAAAATCGACGTGGACGGAATTTACACCTGGCTTTTGTTTCCTTCCTCCAGCCAGGATCCGCAGATGCCCGTGGCCAATCGATACATGGGAAGATTTCAAAACGGACAACTCAAGTGCAGAGGAATCGGAGCCAGACGAAAAGACCTTCCCATCTTTATCAGAAACGCTCAGCAGGAAATGCTCGATTGGATGCGGGAAAAAATCACGGTTCTCGATTTAAAAAACGCAGAATCAGAAATTCTTAATATTTACGATCGATACGACGCGGCGTTGAAATCGGATCGGGTTGCCTTGGAGGATCTTCTCATTCGCAGATCCACTTCGAAAACGTTAGACGAATACGAGGTTGCGGGCCCCACCGCGGTTTCACTTTACAATCTCAAAGACATGGGAATCGAAGTACAAGCGGGAGAAAAGATCCGTTATTTGATTCTCAATCGAAAAGCGAAAAGTAAGGCTCAATGGTATCTTCCCGAAGAGATGATTCCGATCCTAAAACGGAAAAATCAAAAGATCCACTTGGATCTTTTGTATTATCGAAAACTTCTCATCAACGCATTCCGGGAAGTCTGGTCCGAGTTTGCGTCTTTCAGAAACTTCGATTCGTTGATAGACGAACAAAGATGGCTTCCTTTCGAACGTTGTCTCAAAACGGAATATGAAAGATTCTTAATAGATCAAAAAGAGATCGCTTAG
- a CDS encoding rhomboid family intramembrane serine protease, whose amino-acid sequence MTGIYNRIGPELTPVVRTLLILNGGLFAVQLLLSWTVGDYLTLYLGMTPDLITHRFFVWQFITYAFLHSVQNFFHILFNMFSLWMFGSILENYWGGRNFLKFYLFSCFMGGFFPWILHNVGFHQGTIIGASGGIYGLLIAFALIWPNQELLFMGFFPLKAKYMVIILMLIIALSGPGGNIAHMAHLGGAIGGGLYFLYYNKLKSKIPASLSLGRYLQKRKMRKWQEEMNRKIHVREEVDQLLDKISKSGMDSLSRKEKKFLKDASSKYYSEE is encoded by the coding sequence ATGACAGGCATCTACAATCGGATCGGCCCGGAATTAACTCCCGTAGTCCGCACCCTTTTGATTTTGAACGGGGGACTTTTTGCGGTTCAACTCCTTCTTTCATGGACGGTCGGAGACTATCTGACTCTGTATCTCGGGATGACGCCCGATTTGATCACACATCGTTTTTTTGTCTGGCAGTTCATCACATACGCATTTCTACATTCGGTTCAGAATTTCTTTCATATCCTGTTCAACATGTTCTCGCTTTGGATGTTCGGTTCCATTCTCGAGAATTATTGGGGCGGAAGAAACTTTCTGAAGTTCTATCTATTCTCCTGTTTTATGGGAGGATTTTTTCCGTGGATTCTTCACAACGTCGGATTTCATCAAGGAACCATCATCGGAGCTTCCGGCGGAATCTACGGTCTTCTGATCGCGTTCGCATTGATCTGGCCCAATCAAGAACTTCTTTTTATGGGATTTTTTCCCCTCAAAGCGAAGTATATGGTGATCATCCTGATGCTCATCATCGCGCTTTCCGGTCCGGGCGGAAACATCGCGCATATGGCCCACTTGGGCGGCGCGATCGGAGGCGGTCTTTATTTTCTATATTATAATAAACTAAAGTCCAAAATTCCGGCTTCGCTTTCTCTCGGTCGTTATCTCCAAAAACGAAAGATGAGGAAGTGGCAGGAAGAGATGAACCGAAAGATTCACGTTCGAGAAGAAGTGGATCAGCTTCTGGATAAGATTTCGAAATCGGGAATGGATTCCCTTTCCAGAAAGGAAAAGAAATTTTTGAAAGACGCTTCGAGTAAATATTATTCGGAAGAATGA
- a CDS encoding GNAT family N-acetyltransferase produces MKHSYPPESVSLIGNFVELRPLRTEHKDALVKAVLDGELWKLWFTMVPSPEEMESWITKALAEEKEKLSLPFVVVRKNDSKIIGSTRYMNIEKVSNRLEIGSTWYSKEFQKTAVNTECKLLLLEHAFENLECIAVEFRTHRLNENSRKAIERLGAVLDGILRNHRIMPNGTLRDTAVYSILENEWPTVKANLLFKLERMRG; encoded by the coding sequence ATGAAACATTCCTACCCGCCCGAATCCGTTTCCCTGATCGGAAACTTCGTAGAACTCCGTCCGCTCAGAACCGAACACAAGGACGCACTCGTCAAAGCGGTGTTAGACGGAGAATTGTGGAAGCTCTGGTTTACGATGGTTCCGTCTCCCGAAGAGATGGAATCCTGGATCACAAAGGCGCTCGCAGAGGAAAAGGAAAAACTTTCCCTTCCGTTCGTAGTCGTGCGTAAAAACGATTCCAAGATCATCGGAAGCACACGTTATATGAACATCGAAAAGGTTTCGAATCGTTTGGAAATCGGTTCGACCTGGTATTCGAAAGAATTTCAAAAGACCGCGGTGAACACGGAATGCAAACTTCTTCTTTTGGAACACGCATTCGAAAACCTGGAATGTATCGCGGTCGAATTCAGAACCCATCGTTTGAACGAAAACTCGAGAAAGGCGATCGAAAGACTAGGCGCGGTTCTGGACGGAATTCTGCGCAATCATAGAATCATGCCAAACGGAACGTTACGCGACACTGCAGTTTACAGCATCCTCGAAAACGAATGGCCGACCGTGAAGGCGAATCTTTTGTTTAAGTTGGAACGGATGAGAGGTTAA
- a CDS encoding lipoate--protein ligase family protein, protein MRTFSFIQNAQRSAAANLAIEEAIGLHLVSSGYGAGLRIWKNPFSIVLGLSEKAEDTILPEVLRAFQERVGNADSFSIENAKEVSKEFPSIVRRASGGGTVVHHPEENLNFTFFISLDVKPELYKVKESYDYFLGLVMNALKRQTLDASFRGKSDLAIFEKGLEKKISGNAQFRKKGAVVHHGTLILKSSLIERVAGLLGHPPEEPEYRKNRKHSDFVTSLPNDFSTVKFGQDLSHVFAESLGLSKMGVESDLRFKKAVFQEAKRLLKDKYSRMDFIFRD, encoded by the coding sequence ATGCGCACATTCTCCTTTATCCAAAACGCACAACGGTCCGCCGCGGCCAATCTTGCGATCGAAGAAGCGATCGGACTTCATTTGGTTTCCTCCGGTTACGGAGCGGGACTTAGGATTTGGAAAAATCCGTTCTCCATCGTACTCGGGCTTTCCGAAAAAGCGGAAGATACGATTCTCCCTGAGGTGTTGCGCGCTTTTCAAGAACGCGTCGGGAACGCGGATTCTTTTTCGATCGAAAATGCAAAAGAGGTTTCGAAAGAATTTCCATCGATCGTCCGAAGAGCGAGCGGCGGAGGCACTGTCGTTCATCATCCGGAGGAGAATCTAAACTTTACGTTTTTCATTTCCTTGGACGTAAAACCCGAACTCTACAAGGTAAAAGAATCCTACGATTATTTTCTGGGTTTGGTTATGAACGCGTTAAAGCGACAAACGTTAGACGCTTCTTTCCGAGGTAAATCGGATCTTGCGATTTTCGAAAAGGGTTTGGAAAAGAAGATCTCCGGGAACGCTCAGTTTCGAAAAAAAGGCGCGGTTGTTCATCACGGGACGTTGATTCTAAAATCTTCCCTGATCGAAAGGGTTGCGGGATTGTTGGGACATCCTCCCGAAGAACCGGAATATAGAAAGAATCGAAAACATTCCGATTTTGTGACCTCTCTTCCGAACGATTTTTCCACCGTAAAATTTGGTCAGGACCTATCTCATGTATTTGCCGAATCACTGGGCCTTTCGAAAATGGGCGTAGAGAGTGATCTCCGGTTTAAAAAGGCCGTCTTTCAGGAAGCGAAACGGCTTTTGAAGGATAAATATTCGAGGATGGATTTCATCTTCAGAGACTAA
- a CDS encoding MBL fold metallo-hydrolase, with the protein MIVQLYGTRGSISSPLRTPEYIQKVTQILELVRDAGPDVLRDIQKFISNLPSYLTHVVGGNTTCVSVIPSSGRRMIFDSGTGARVIGDELMQGECKKGEGKIAFFFTHTHWDHIQGIPFFKPLYIPGNELHFYSPYPDLKERFEKQQSPEFFPIPFSALASTKLFTCLSPGETLDLEGDCKVSIYPLKHPGGSFAYRVEEKGKVFIFATDAEFTGEDFGSVSEMKPFFENADLLVLDSQYTLDESFQKFDWGHTSYTMAVNCAVAWNVKKLVLTHHEPAYSDDVLDIILEEARAHAAALGNSSIQIELAVEGNVYKLS; encoded by the coding sequence GTGATCGTCCAACTCTACGGAACTCGGGGCTCGATTTCCTCTCCGCTCAGAACCCCGGAATACATTCAGAAGGTGACTCAAATCCTGGAACTCGTCCGGGACGCGGGGCCCGACGTCCTAAGGGATATTCAAAAATTTATTTCTAATCTTCCTTCTTATCTTACTCACGTGGTGGGCGGGAACACCACCTGCGTTTCCGTGATTCCTTCCTCCGGCAGAAGAATGATCTTCGATTCCGGAACCGGGGCCAGGGTGATCGGGGACGAGTTGATGCAGGGAGAATGTAAAAAAGGTGAGGGAAAGATCGCATTCTTCTTCACCCACACGCACTGGGATCATATCCAAGGAATTCCGTTTTTTAAACCGCTCTATATCCCCGGGAACGAACTGCATTTTTATTCTCCTTATCCCGATTTGAAGGAACGTTTTGAAAAACAACAATCTCCCGAGTTCTTTCCCATTCCATTTTCCGCTCTTGCGTCCACGAAACTCTTTACCTGTCTGAGTCCCGGCGAAACTTTGGATTTAGAAGGGGATTGTAAGGTCAGCATCTATCCTCTCAAACATCCGGGCGGCTCTTTCGCGTATCGGGTGGAAGAGAAGGGAAAGGTTTTTATTTTTGCCACGGACGCGGAATTTACCGGGGAAGACTTCGGTTCCGTTTCGGAAATGAAGCCCTTTTTTGAAAATGCGGATCTGCTCGTCCTGGATTCTCAATATACCCTGGATGAATCCTTCCAAAAATTTGACTGGGGGCATACGTCCTACACAATGGCCGTAAACTGCGCAGTCGCTTGGAACGTAAAGAAACTCGTTTTGACCCATCACGAACCCGCCTATTCGGACGACGTGTTGGACATCATTCTCGAGGAGGCTCGGGCGCACGCGGCGGCACTCGGTAACTCGTCCATCCAGATAGAATTAGCCGTAGAAGGGAACGTATATAAATTATCATGA
- the glyA gene encoding serine hydroxymethyltransferase, with amino-acid sequence MQFLPKADPEIFAALKKEDERQENNLEMIASENFVSRPVLEAYTSTLTNKYAEGYPGKRYYNGCHNADVVESLAIERAKKLFGAEYANVQPHSGAQANMAVFLACLEPGDSFLGMNLAHGGHLTHGSPVNVSGRIYKPIPYGVDPKTETIDYDEIAKLAREHKPKLIVAGASAYARTIDFAKFAEIAKEVGAKLMADIAHISGLVSTGYHPSPVGMFDYVTTTTHKTLRGPRGGLILSTLENEKVLNSRVFPGIQGGPLMHVIAAKAVAFKEALQPEYKTYIETVLANAKTLAEVFVKRGYRVVSGGTDNHLVLLDVSVKGLTGAQAADGLDEVGVTVNKNAIPFDKNPPAVASGIRLGTPALTTRGLKPADIEVVGNLICDFLDNPNDEKNRTKVRGGVKEITQKFPMTSFRLD; translated from the coding sequence ATGCAGTTTCTTCCTAAAGCAGATCCAGAGATATTCGCCGCGTTAAAAAAAGAGGACGAAAGACAGGAAAATAACCTGGAAATGATCGCCTCCGAAAACTTCGTTTCCAGACCCGTTCTGGAAGCTTATACATCCACACTTACGAACAAATACGCCGAAGGTTATCCCGGCAAAAGATATTACAACGGCTGTCACAACGCGGACGTCGTTGAAAGCCTCGCCATCGAAAGAGCCAAAAAACTTTTCGGCGCGGAATACGCAAACGTTCAACCCCATTCCGGCGCTCAAGCGAACATGGCTGTGTTTCTCGCTTGTTTAGAACCGGGAGATTCTTTCTTAGGAATGAACCTCGCACACGGCGGTCACTTGACCCACGGTTCTCCGGTGAACGTGAGCGGAAGAATTTACAAACCGATTCCTTACGGTGTAGATCCAAAAACCGAAACGATCGATTACGATGAGATCGCAAAACTTGCAAGAGAGCACAAACCGAAGTTGATCGTCGCGGGAGCTTCCGCTTACGCAAGAACGATCGACTTCGCAAAGTTCGCGGAGATCGCGAAAGAAGTCGGCGCGAAGTTAATGGCGGACATCGCTCACATCTCCGGTCTTGTTTCCACCGGTTATCATCCTTCTCCCGTTGGAATGTTCGATTACGTAACCACGACCACTCACAAAACCTTGAGAGGACCGAGAGGAGGTTTGATTCTTTCTACATTAGAAAATGAGAAAGTACTAAACTCTCGTGTATTCCCGGGAATTCAAGGCGGTCCTTTGATGCACGTGATCGCGGCCAAAGCGGTTGCGTTTAAGGAAGCCCTTCAACCGGAATACAAAACGTATATCGAAACCGTTCTTGCAAACGCGAAAACTCTCGCTGAAGTTTTTGTGAAACGCGGTTATAGAGTCGTGAGCGGCGGAACCGACAATCACTTGGTTCTTCTGGACGTTTCCGTCAAAGGTCTTACCGGTGCACAAGCCGCGGACGGTCTGGACGAGGTCGGCGTCACAGTGAACAAAAATGCGATTCCTTTTGATAAGAATCCTCCGGCAGTTGCTTCCGGAATTCGTTTGGGAACTCCGGCTCTTACCACTCGCGGTTTGAAACCTGCCGATATCGAAGTGGTCGGAAATCTGATTTGCGACTTTCTCGACAACCCGAACGACGAGAAAAACAGAACCAAGGTCAGAGGCGGCGTTAAGGAAATTACTCAGAAATTTCCGATGACCAGTTTCCGATTGGATTGA
- a CDS encoding LytTR family DNA-binding domain-containing protein has translation MLLNEMELNGAMFRGVDRNLFVTFSNIVYISSNGRYSVLHTLDQNLEVVGTLKQTLQKLKSEKFVRVHKQYIINMEFLGHVEYLTDGIHFAYMTDEEKSQVPVSRVYLTYTSTREE, from the coding sequence ATGTTGCTTAACGAAATGGAATTGAACGGGGCGATGTTTCGAGGAGTCGATCGCAATCTTTTTGTCACTTTTTCGAATATCGTTTACATATCGTCTAACGGAAGATACTCCGTGTTGCACACGTTGGATCAAAACCTGGAAGTTGTGGGCACCTTGAAACAAACCCTACAAAAACTGAAATCGGAAAAATTCGTAAGGGTTCACAAACAGTATATTATAAATATGGAATTTTTGGGTCACGTGGAGTATCTTACGGACGGAATTCATTTTGCGTATATGACGGACGAAGAGAAAAGCCAGGTTCCCGTGAGTAGGGTGTATCTTACCTACACATCGACAAGAGAGGAATGA
- a CDS encoding penicillin-binding protein 1A, with protein MKSIGLHRTSRALLIIALLGGLFFGYILSEVDEGGELAMLASYQPTTPTRLYDINGVVFAELYKHKQQLLKYQDIPPHVVQAFLSVEDNNFFNHFGIDFVAILRAGIVNVISGRIKQGGSTLTQQLAKTVLQNRKRSFARKFIEALFTLQIEQEYSKEEILEIYFNLIYLGHGTTGLASAADVYFQKDVSDLDIAEAAMLARLPKAPVKYSPFKNPAISKGAHLSVLRLMAEQGYIPADKVQSIHDDFWNKYWPVVITQSPSQSTWGNRLNKAPHFTEYVRQKLEKELGEDKVYTGGLKVYTTLDARKQEIAQEELSKAIKKHDDLVSGITVNYSGGADRGLVGLYYLMGSIFPVGMPFVSKLDEKANYRVALERELIDAIDILTILTPGENESAAISEFQKQTAIFGKNLHVEGAAITIEPSTGYIQTMVGGYEFTPKNQFNRATMARRQTGSAFKPFVYGAAIQERVVGSGTGIMDAPLTTLTEEGEGWSPQDFDGDFLGMVPLSRALSLSLNIVSVQVFLRTGPDAVIDFSSRLLGVAPTRFPPSPALALGIAELTPLEMALGYATIANNGRRVIPFSVRYVIDQSGNVVYNEEIKVQEELQRQAKDGSIQVISEGTAYILKKMLTNVAMAGTAAMGLRDPDKGNYRGTAAGKTGSTSSFTNAWYCGFDPNYTTVIWLGFDKSSISLGRGQAASVLAVPIWGRMYNRFYGGQNYPSFGEDIMPDEVQGGGTCAYNGLSPKPGVCPVTQNLSLKPITVAGVTKAVMGNRQCDGERDHHKSMDFREFLQKEYQISDEELGKTDRKFKPRTE; from the coding sequence ATGAAAAGTATCGGACTTCATAGAACCTCCAGAGCCTTGCTCATCATCGCCCTATTAGGCGGTCTCTTTTTCGGTTATATTCTTTCGGAAGTGGACGAAGGGGGAGAACTCGCGATGCTCGCCTCGTATCAACCCACGACTCCGACCCGGCTTTACGATATCAACGGGGTTGTATTCGCAGAACTTTACAAACACAAACAACAACTTCTGAAATACCAGGACATTCCCCCGCACGTGGTTCAGGCGTTTCTTTCCGTGGAAGACAATAACTTCTTCAATCACTTCGGGATCGACTTCGTGGCGATTCTTCGCGCCGGAATCGTAAACGTCATTTCGGGAAGAATCAAACAGGGCGGTTCGACGTTGACCCAACAGCTCGCCAAAACCGTTTTGCAAAACAGAAAACGTTCCTTTGCGAGAAAATTCATCGAAGCTCTTTTTACCCTCCAGATCGAACAGGAATATTCAAAAGAAGAAATATTAGAAATTTATTTTAATCTTATCTACTTGGGACACGGAACCACGGGGCTCGCCTCCGCGGCGGACGTGTATTTCCAAAAGGACGTAAGCGACTTGGACATCGCAGAAGCGGCTATGCTCGCGAGATTGCCGAAGGCGCCCGTGAAGTATTCTCCGTTTAAAAATCCGGCGATTTCCAAAGGCGCGCACTTGAGCGTTCTTAGACTTATGGCGGAACAAGGTTATATTCCCGCCGATAAGGTTCAGTCGATCCACGACGATTTCTGGAATAAATATTGGCCGGTTGTGATCACGCAATCTCCTTCTCAGTCGACTTGGGGAAACCGCTTGAACAAGGCTCCTCACTTCACCGAATACGTTCGTCAAAAACTCGAAAAGGAACTCGGAGAAGATAAGGTTTATACGGGCGGTTTGAAAGTTTATACGACTCTCGACGCTCGTAAACAAGAGATCGCTCAGGAAGAATTGTCCAAGGCGATCAAAAAACACGACGATCTCGTTTCCGGTATAACCGTAAATTATTCCGGCGGTGCGGATCGCGGTCTTGTGGGTCTTTATTATCTGATGGGTTCCATCTTTCCGGTGGGAATGCCGTTCGTCAGTAAACTCGACGAGAAGGCGAACTACCGAGTCGCTTTAGAAAGAGAGCTGATCGACGCGATCGACATTCTTACCATTCTTACTCCGGGCGAAAACGAATCCGCGGCGATCTCCGAGTTTCAAAAACAAACCGCGATCTTCGGAAAAAATTTACACGTAGAAGGCGCGGCGATCACGATCGAACCTTCTACCGGTTACATTCAAACCATGGTAGGCGGTTACGAGTTCACGCCGAAGAATCAGTTCAACCGCGCGACGATGGCGAGACGCCAAACGGGTTCCGCGTTTAAACCGTTCGTTTACGGAGCCGCGATTCAAGAACGAGTTGTGGGAAGCGGGACCGGAATTATGGACGCGCCTTTGACCACTCTTACCGAAGAGGGGGAAGGTTGGTCTCCTCAGGACTTCGACGGAGACTTTCTCGGAATGGTTCCGTTGTCCAGAGCCTTGTCGTTATCTTTAAACATCGTGTCGGTGCAAGTGTTCCTAAGAACCGGACCAGACGCGGTCATCGATTTTTCTTCCAGACTGTTAGGAGTTGCTCCGACTCGTTTTCCACCAAGCCCGGCTCTTGCGCTCGGAATTGCGGAACTCACACCGCTGGAGATGGCTCTCGGTTATGCGACCATCGCCAACAACGGAAGAAGGGTGATTCCGTTTTCAGTGCGTTATGTGATCGATCAAAGTGGCAACGTGGTCTACAACGAAGAGATCAAGGTTCAGGAAGAATTACAAAGGCAGGCGAAGGACGGAAGCATTCAGGTTATCTCCGAGGGAACCGCTTACATTCTTAAAAAAATGCTTACAAACGTAGCGATGGCCGGAACCGCCGCGATGGGTCTTCGCGATCCTGACAAAGGAAATTACAGAGGAACCGCCGCCGGAAAAACCGGATCGACTTCTTCGTTCACCAACGCTTGGTACTGCGGGTTTGATCCGAATTATACAACCGTGATTTGGTTGGGTTTTGATAAAAGTTCCATTTCTTTAGGAAGAGGACAGGCCGCGTCGGTTCTTGCGGTTCCGATTTGGGGAAGAATGTACAATCGTTTCTATGGCGGTCAGAATTATCCTTCCTTCGGCGAAGACATTATGCCCGACGAAGTACAAGGCGGAGGAACCTGCGCTTACAACGGACTTTCTCCAAAACCGGGAGTATGTCCCGTAACTCAAAACTTGAGTCTCAAGCCGATTACCGTTGCGGGAGTTACAAAGGCTGTGATGGGCAATCGTCAGTGCGACGGAGAACGAGATCATCACAAGTCGATGGATTTTAGAGAGTTCTTACAGAAAGAATATCAGATTAGTGATGAAGAATTAGGCAAAACAGATCGGAAGTTTAAACCAAGAACGGAATAA
- a CDS encoding Pycsar system effector family protein, with translation MQSEYFSNTRARSSVDYLLRTVHQHHVQLSLMADQKANILIAASFVILSLALGFLQRGTYVTGIVLLMGFIAIAASLAIFAVMPLSRPDKIRKKNPLFFGDFASDDEDTFFKNVEAALESDASLYKAISFDIYQMGKTIYFTKYRYIRWSYRFFLAGFFSGGTLIVFESIGWIPSLIRG, from the coding sequence ATGCAGTCAGAATATTTTTCAAACACCCGGGCTCGATCCTCGGTGGATTATCTGTTAAGAACCGTTCACCAGCACCACGTCCAGTTGAGTCTTATGGCGGATCAAAAAGCCAATATCCTAATCGCGGCGTCCTTCGTGATTCTTTCTTTGGCGCTCGGCTTTTTACAAAGAGGTACTTACGTAACCGGAATCGTTCTTCTGATGGGTTTTATTGCGATCGCGGCTTCCTTAGCGATTTTTGCGGTGATGCCCTTGTCTAGACCGGATAAGATTCGAAAGAAGAATCCTTTGTTCTTCGGAGATTTTGCCTCGGACGACGAGGATACTTTTTTTAAGAACGTAGAAGCCGCGCTCGAATCGGACGCTTCCCTCTATAAGGCGATTTCGTTCGATATCTATCAGATGGGAAAGACCATCTACTTTACGAAATATAGATATATCCGTTGGAGTTATCGTTTCTTTTTGGCGGGATTTTTTAGCGGAGGAACTTTGATAGTTTTCGAAAGTATCGGTTGGATTCCTTCTTTGATTCGTGGATAA